A portion of the Paenibacillus marchantiae genome contains these proteins:
- a CDS encoding WXG100 family type VII secretion target, with translation MAGRILVTPEQLDQVSNQFKQSGEQSQQIVSTLTQSITSMEGQWEGMTKQRFFQEFQEASKQMQSFVQTLNSISAELTAIANKFRTADQAR, from the coding sequence ATGGCAGGACGTATTTTAGTTACCCCAGAACAGCTTGATCAGGTTTCCAACCAATTTAAACAAAGCGGTGAGCAAAGTCAGCAAATCGTTTCTACATTGACTCAATCCATCACAAGTATGGAAGGACAATGGGAAGGTATGACGAAACAACGCTTCTTCCAGGAATTCCAGGAAGCCAGCAAACAAATGCAATCTTTCGTTCAAACGCTAAATAGCATCAGCGCGGAACTGACGGCTATTGCCAACAAATTCCGTACGGCAGACCAAGCTCGCTAA
- a CDS encoding vWA domain-containing protein: MNYTIQASQRTPALIIYLIDISASMNMVLDNRRRIDVVYDALSLAIRQMVFRSTKGNRLTPRYRIAILAYSDDVYDLLNGIKGIDEIAAVGSLPDLTPKRFSDSAKAFLQAEKILQAEIPNMQDCPAPLVCHMTDGVATGEDPEPIAKRIMGMSVPDGNVLVENIFISDHLLEGPISEPRRWKGISQETVLQDEHGEKLRNMSSVLPESYREMLVEADYLLSPGALMMLPGTCAELVSIGFQMSAATPVR, translated from the coding sequence ATGAACTACACAATTCAAGCATCCCAGCGCACACCTGCACTGATTATCTATTTAATTGATATTAGCGCCTCCATGAATATGGTTCTGGACAACCGTCGGCGGATTGATGTCGTCTATGATGCCTTATCTCTGGCTATTCGCCAAATGGTGTTTCGTTCGACCAAGGGAAACCGATTGACACCCCGTTACAGGATCGCGATTCTGGCATACAGCGATGATGTGTACGATCTGTTGAACGGGATTAAGGGCATCGACGAGATTGCTGCTGTGGGTTCGTTGCCGGACTTAACGCCGAAAAGATTCTCGGATTCAGCGAAGGCTTTCCTGCAAGCCGAGAAGATTCTACAGGCTGAAATTCCCAATATGCAAGATTGTCCTGCGCCGCTTGTATGTCATATGACTGATGGGGTAGCTACAGGTGAAGATCCGGAGCCTATTGCCAAAAGAATTATGGGTATGAGTGTGCCTGATGGCAATGTACTCGTCGAGAATATTTTTATATCCGATCATCTGCTGGAAGGCCCTATTTCGGAGCCCCGAAGATGGAAGGGAATATCCCAGGAGACGGTCCTTCAGGATGAACATGGGGAGAAGCTGCGCAATATGTCCTCGGTTCTGCCGGAAAGTTATCGTGAAATGCTGGTTGAGGCAGATTATTTGCTTTCACCTGGTGCACTGATGATGCTTCCTGGTACTTGTGCAGAACTGGTATCCATCGGGTTTCAGATGTCCGCTGCTACGCCTGTGAGATAG
- a CDS encoding WXG100 family type VII secretion target — MRIRVEPDVLRALSRQIQYAAEQIQQKMTVLDQAIHSLEWDLEARAAIMNEWNHSKRLCEAAVRRFMDLSVQLGRKALLFQQVDMEYRTVLSHVNTAYGNAVNMLNVLQTERAGEIMPAHSATAAVVSDPFSAVAAVYRVQDAAPPDGSPATLIQAMQPEPVAWRFTDPSFRGRRGTEPVVS, encoded by the coding sequence ATGCGCATTCGTGTGGAACCGGATGTGCTTCGGGCACTGAGCAGGCAGATTCAGTATGCGGCGGAGCAAATACAGCAAAAGATGACAGTATTGGATCAGGCCATTCATTCGCTGGAGTGGGATCTTGAAGCCCGCGCCGCGATCATGAATGAATGGAATCACAGTAAGCGACTCTGTGAAGCAGCAGTACGTCGTTTTATGGACTTGAGCGTACAGCTGGGACGCAAGGCCTTGTTATTCCAGCAAGTGGACATGGAGTATCGTACAGTGTTGAGTCATGTGAACACAGCCTATGGCAATGCGGTCAATATGTTGAATGTTCTTCAGACGGAGCGTGCAGGAGAGATTATGCCTGCGCATTCGGCAACTGCTGCTGTTGTATCCGATCCATTTTCCGCGGTAGCGGCAGTGTACCGTGTACAGGATGCCGCACCGCCTGATGGCTCACCGGCGACCCTGATTCAGGCCATGCAGCCTGAACCTGTGGCGTGGAGATTCACAGATCCCTCCTTTCGTGGGAGAAGAGGAACCGAACCTGTGGTTTCCTGA
- a CDS encoding SDR family oxidoreductase produces MTQHNGKSRFEGKVAIITGAGSGIGKAAALKLASEGAHVALLDLVNDRISETEAEINKLRAGAARAFDVDISDPARVEKAVLETIELFGGLDIVFANAGINGVSAPIEEIQVEDWQQIITTNLNGTFFTIKYALPHMKKRGGGSIIITSSINGNQRFSSFGMSAYSTSKAGQVAFAKMAALELAKFKIRVNVICPGAIATNIDQSTVKTDELQQIVIPMEFPEGQQPLADGPGQPEHVADLVAFLASAESRHITGAEIVIDGAESLLS; encoded by the coding sequence ATGACACAACATAACGGCAAGTCTCGGTTCGAAGGCAAAGTCGCCATTATTACTGGTGCTGGTTCGGGAATTGGCAAAGCGGCAGCGCTCAAACTGGCGAGTGAGGGAGCACATGTTGCGCTGCTTGATCTGGTTAATGATCGGATTTCGGAGACGGAAGCCGAAATTAATAAGCTGCGTGCAGGTGCGGCAAGAGCTTTCGATGTAGATATTTCCGATCCTGCCCGGGTGGAAAAAGCAGTCCTGGAGACCATCGAATTGTTCGGTGGTCTGGATATCGTTTTTGCCAACGCAGGTATTAATGGCGTATCGGCACCAATTGAGGAAATTCAGGTTGAGGATTGGCAGCAGATTATTACGACGAATCTGAACGGGACTTTTTTTACGATCAAATATGCACTGCCTCATATGAAGAAACGTGGTGGCGGCAGTATCATTATCACGAGCTCCATTAACGGTAATCAGCGCTTCTCCAGCTTCGGCATGTCGGCGTACAGTACATCTAAGGCGGGGCAAGTTGCTTTTGCGAAGATGGCTGCGCTGGAATTGGCGAAGTTCAAGATTCGTGTCAATGTCATCTGTCCTGGAGCGATTGCAACGAATATTGACCAAAGTACGGTCAAAACGGATGAGTTGCAGCAAATTGTCATTCCAATGGAATTCCCGGAAGGCCAGCAACCGCTTGCGGACGGACCGGGTCAGCCAGAGCACGTCGCTGATCTGGTAGCGTTCCTGGCTTCTGCGGAGTCCAGACATATCACAGGTGCGGAAATTGTCATTGACGGTGCAGAGTCGCTGCTGAGCTAA
- a CDS encoding aldehyde dehydrogenase family protein has translation MTLMETEHTTWTKQFINGEWVEGSGEKIVENKNPYTGEVIATWRSSNKEDIDQAYEAARKSSVEWKKSLPAVKEGVLRKVWALMVERKEEIIKLLITESGSTRIKAEAEFASAKRIVDEAASFPYRMKGEILPSNTPGKENCVVREPKGVIGVIGPWNFPLHLCLRSVAPAIALGNGVVIKPASDTPITAGWLIADLFEQAELPEGVLNVVAGSGSEIGDYFVAHPVPKVISFTGSTEVGQGIGKLAGEHLKETALELGGNNAMVVLEDADIERAAESAVFGKFLHQGQICMALNRIIVHADIYDKFVESFVNKTKKIQAGDPAGAQTLVGPLIREKEVERLLDLIKGAEAEGARLLLGGTSKGNVLEPTVLADVKPEQHIVQQELFGPVAVLMKAQDEQEAVRLANDTPYGLSGSVFTGNLERGYQVAQQIESGMVHVNDQSVNDEAHVMFGGEKSSGIGRFGGDWAIEKFTRTRWISIQHQYRDYPGVQ, from the coding sequence ATGACTTTAATGGAGACAGAACATACAACATGGACGAAACAATTTATTAATGGCGAATGGGTAGAAGGCTCCGGCGAGAAAATAGTGGAAAATAAAAATCCGTACACGGGAGAGGTCATCGCAACCTGGCGATCCTCGAACAAGGAAGATATAGATCAGGCATATGAGGCGGCCCGAAAGAGCTCGGTGGAATGGAAGAAATCCCTGCCGGCGGTAAAAGAGGGTGTGCTTCGCAAAGTTTGGGCTTTAATGGTAGAGCGCAAAGAGGAAATTATAAAATTGCTGATTACGGAATCCGGGAGCACACGCATCAAAGCCGAGGCGGAGTTTGCTTCTGCGAAACGGATTGTGGATGAAGCTGCTTCGTTCCCTTACCGGATGAAGGGGGAGATTCTACCTTCAAACACACCAGGGAAAGAGAATTGTGTTGTGCGGGAGCCCAAGGGAGTTATCGGCGTTATCGGTCCTTGGAATTTTCCTTTGCACCTGTGTCTGCGTTCCGTAGCTCCGGCTATTGCTTTGGGTAATGGAGTCGTTATTAAGCCTGCGTCCGATACGCCGATTACAGCTGGTTGGCTTATTGCTGATCTATTCGAGCAGGCTGAATTGCCTGAAGGTGTACTGAATGTGGTTGCTGGTAGCGGGAGTGAGATTGGGGATTATTTTGTAGCACATCCGGTACCCAAAGTCATTTCCTTTACAGGCTCCACAGAGGTGGGGCAGGGCATCGGCAAACTGGCGGGTGAGCATCTGAAAGAAACTGCGCTTGAACTTGGCGGCAACAATGCGATGGTTGTCCTGGAAGATGCGGATATCGAACGTGCCGCAGAGTCTGCGGTGTTCGGTAAATTCCTGCATCAGGGGCAGATCTGTATGGCACTTAATCGTATTATTGTGCATGCTGATATTTACGATAAGTTTGTGGAGTCCTTTGTTAACAAAACGAAAAAAATTCAGGCTGGTGATCCTGCTGGTGCCCAAACGCTGGTAGGTCCGCTCATTCGTGAGAAGGAAGTGGAGCGCCTGCTGGACTTGATTAAGGGAGCCGAGGCAGAAGGTGCAAGATTGCTGCTGGGTGGCACTAGCAAAGGCAATGTGCTGGAGCCCACCGTGCTCGCGGATGTGAAACCAGAGCAGCATATTGTGCAACAGGAACTGTTTGGACCTGTCGCGGTATTAATGAAAGCGCAGGATGAGCAGGAGGCCGTGCGTTTGGCGAATGATACGCCTTATGGATTGAGCGGTTCCGTATTCACCGGAAATCTGGAAAGAGGGTATCAAGTTGCCCAGCAGATTGAATCGGGCATGGTGCATGTAAATGATCAATCCGTGAACGATGAGGCTCATGTGATGTTTGGTGGTGAAAAATCATCGGGTATTGGCCGTTTCGGTGGCGATTGGGCTATTGAAAAGTTCACGCGGACACGCTGGATCAGCATTCAGCATCAATATCGGGATTATCCGGGAGTGCAATAG
- a CDS encoding L,D-transpeptidase, translated as MPDYSIIVDLSDHMLYLLDGPQVVKGYPVAIGKILTQTPNGVFTIINKQENPGGPFGVLWMGLSAPHYGIHGTNDPSSIGKSVSHGCIRMYNSDVLDLSSKVSVGTQVTIRP; from the coding sequence ATGCCAGATTACAGCATCATCGTAGACCTGTCGGATCACATGTTATATCTTTTGGATGGCCCGCAGGTGGTTAAGGGTTATCCTGTCGCTATAGGCAAGATACTCACGCAGACGCCTAATGGCGTGTTTACGATTATTAACAAACAAGAGAACCCAGGGGGACCATTTGGCGTTCTTTGGATGGGGTTGTCGGCGCCGCATTATGGGATTCATGGAACCAATGATCCTTCGTCCATTGGTAAGTCCGTTTCTCATGGATGCATACGCATGTATAACTCGGATGTGTTGGATCTGTCTTCCAAAGTGTCAGTGGGCACACAAGTAACGATCCGGCCCTAG
- a CDS encoding GNAT family N-acetyltransferase — MRIRPAREGDAEAVAHVHTESWKTTYRGIVPDDFLDNLTTESRLSQWERNIRSGEKDQILVVAEQEDGNIVGFACGGKEREGKLPYDAELYAIYLLKEVQQTGIGQQLARHVVRYLHSLDMRNLLIWALEQNSACRFYEKMGGIPVQTQYIRIGGQDLLEVAYGWEDLTLFGEKTVPGS, encoded by the coding sequence ATGCGAATCAGACCAGCGCGTGAAGGGGATGCGGAAGCCGTAGCCCATGTACATACAGAGAGTTGGAAGACGACATATCGAGGGATCGTGCCGGATGATTTTTTGGACAATCTGACTACGGAATCAAGGTTGTCCCAATGGGAACGAAATATCCGTTCTGGCGAAAAGGATCAGATTCTGGTGGTAGCTGAACAGGAAGATGGGAACATTGTCGGATTCGCCTGCGGTGGAAAGGAACGTGAAGGCAAATTGCCTTACGATGCTGAGTTGTATGCTATTTATTTACTGAAAGAAGTGCAACAAACGGGTATAGGTCAGCAACTGGCGAGACACGTCGTTCGTTATCTCCATTCCCTGGACATGAGGAACTTGTTGATCTGGGCACTGGAGCAAAATTCAGCCTGTCGTTTCTATGAAAAAATGGGCGGAATCCCTGTCCAAACACAGTATATCCGGATTGGCGGACAAGATCTGTTAGAGGTTGCTTATGGTTGGGAGGACTTGACTCTTTTTGGAGAAAAGACGGTTCCCGGTAGTTGA
- the essC gene encoding type VII secretion protein EssC, which translates to MNVLYQRSPRMTPVLKEERLEILRPPAEPNKPTFSMISIIVPIMMTMVSIGFYVYINMSGKMNNPNYMMFQMMTVMMMLTSYTIPFFVYLSNKKTYRKKLEERTTMYRAQLEKHREELKEAQAEQVKSLYEIHGDPNVCLQLVKNRNSSLWERSPEDDDFLQVRIGTGEIPFRIKLQVPRVDGYEKDELIEAAHELAAEFETVPEASITLPLFQSKVMGLVGNREEVLSSLRVIISQLTVRHSPDELKIAAFYEEKESKEWDWLRWLPHIWDEDQGQRYMADRHSGAHQLADSLFSVLNRRRNNKEDRYKKTVQTPCYVVVLSDTQLIEEEPLLPLLLESAQEIDVCTIILANRKESLPMHCQLIMEASKGKGLYIKKTEDADVIRQAYTPDVISRESAEALSRYMSPIRLKRSSASDIPQVLPLFDMLSTSRVEDLDVVARWSQTRYPDTLPVPMGVRAGGKKIAINLHDKIERQGHGPHGLIAGTTGSGKSEVIQSIVASLAAEFHPHDLAFMLIDYKGGGMSNTFVGLPHVVGTITNLDGNLIERANISLRAELVRRQKILNDAGNLQHIDEYYKILRSRHEQPLPHLVIIIDEFAQLKRDQPEFMDELISIAAIGRTLGVHLILATQKPAGVVDDKIWSNSRFRICLRVQSEGDSRDMIKIPNAAWITKPGRGYFQVGSDEVFEEMQFAWSGAPYNQQEDTTTVLPVMEVRLNGKREPLLTGERRAVLKGEDVPKQLQVFIDYVAEAAAEAGITRLPGPWLPPLPETLEWESLNDWQEEENREALLDGGASGLKPVVGLLDDLPNQRQQPLALPVDQGHLVVYGMPGLGKTTFVQTLLMSLARSKRTEPWHGYIIDMGRMMKDFASLPQIGGVMMSEEEDRIKRLFRYILKLSAQRKDMISEAGVKTISAYRRTAHAAVPQIVVVIDGYLSFRNAYPEENELLETILREGGSLGITFILTANRVTDVFEKFRSNIPNAVSFELSDPSDYYYAVGRPSKAPSQLPPGRGLVKGQVPPLMFQAALPSSGADEGKRSSALRRTIAEIRESWNGEEAPQIAPLPEEVKLKDVLIRTGTFGQVGDVSSLTVPVGLLTDDLEPFQLNLREGPHFMVTSPMEGGKTTFLLTWMLSLAYHASPEDVQIYTVDMRYGSGGLGEISSLPHVRGHVSREEQLAPVIQQLYDEVLKRGELTGGPEIVLVIDDADTLSKQLNDFNVKDQLGAIVRQGRDRGIHVILSGVPADFPTFGSDWVNDVKASQSGLLFGTLDPNDLSFFRIPYSESGGSSTGLKVLPPGQGYYVKRKYSRVKGAIPCDGTWKMTDWISEIRDRWHVVV; encoded by the coding sequence GTGAATGTGTTATATCAGCGTTCTCCAAGAATGACACCGGTTCTCAAGGAAGAAAGGCTGGAAATTCTGAGGCCTCCGGCAGAACCAAACAAACCTACGTTTTCAATGATTTCTATTATTGTACCGATCATGATGACGATGGTCAGCATCGGTTTCTACGTATATATCAATATGAGCGGCAAAATGAACAATCCCAATTATATGATGTTTCAGATGATGACGGTTATGATGATGCTTACGTCATACACGATTCCGTTTTTTGTGTATCTGAGCAACAAGAAGACCTATCGCAAAAAGCTGGAAGAGCGTACTACTATGTATCGAGCACAACTGGAGAAGCATCGTGAAGAGCTGAAGGAAGCTCAAGCGGAGCAAGTGAAGAGTCTGTACGAAATTCATGGTGATCCGAATGTATGTCTTCAGTTGGTGAAGAATCGCAACAGTTCGTTATGGGAACGTTCTCCTGAAGATGATGATTTCCTGCAGGTACGAATTGGCACAGGCGAGATTCCGTTTCGGATCAAACTTCAGGTTCCTCGTGTGGACGGTTACGAAAAGGATGAGTTAATTGAAGCGGCTCATGAATTGGCAGCTGAATTCGAGACGGTGCCCGAAGCATCGATTACACTGCCTTTATTTCAATCGAAAGTGATGGGTCTGGTCGGCAATCGTGAGGAAGTTCTTTCTTCACTTCGAGTGATTATCTCACAACTGACCGTTCGTCATTCACCGGATGAATTGAAGATTGCTGCCTTTTATGAAGAAAAGGAATCGAAGGAATGGGATTGGCTACGCTGGCTGCCCCACATTTGGGATGAAGATCAAGGACAACGCTATATGGCCGACAGGCACAGCGGTGCGCATCAATTGGCGGACAGCTTGTTTTCCGTGTTGAACCGTAGGCGCAATAATAAGGAAGATCGCTACAAGAAAACCGTGCAAACTCCATGTTATGTGGTGGTTCTCTCGGATACTCAATTAATAGAAGAAGAGCCGCTGCTTCCTCTGCTGCTGGAATCAGCTCAGGAGATCGATGTATGTACCATCATATTGGCAAACCGTAAGGAATCGCTACCCATGCATTGTCAGTTAATTATGGAGGCTTCCAAAGGCAAAGGGCTTTATATCAAAAAAACCGAGGATGCCGACGTGATCAGGCAAGCGTACACACCAGATGTGATCTCCAGAGAGTCCGCAGAGGCGCTCTCGCGTTATATGTCACCGATCCGTCTGAAACGATCATCCGCTTCGGATATACCACAGGTGCTTCCGTTGTTCGACATGTTAAGTACATCACGAGTAGAGGATCTGGACGTGGTCGCACGCTGGAGCCAAACACGATACCCGGACACACTTCCCGTACCTATGGGCGTGCGAGCTGGGGGTAAGAAAATTGCGATTAACTTACATGATAAAATTGAACGTCAGGGCCATGGCCCGCATGGCCTGATCGCAGGGACAACGGGTTCAGGCAAAAGTGAAGTTATCCAGTCGATTGTGGCCTCTTTGGCTGCCGAGTTCCATCCGCATGATCTGGCTTTTATGTTAATTGACTATAAGGGCGGCGGGATGTCGAATACATTTGTGGGCTTGCCTCACGTCGTCGGCACGATCACCAATCTGGATGGGAATTTGATTGAACGAGCCAATATCTCACTGCGGGCCGAACTGGTCAGAAGGCAAAAAATATTAAATGATGCAGGAAATCTCCAGCACATTGATGAGTACTACAAAATTCTGCGTTCCAGACATGAACAGCCTCTGCCGCACTTAGTTATCATCATTGACGAGTTTGCGCAATTGAAGCGGGATCAGCCGGAGTTCATGGATGAATTAATCAGCATAGCGGCCATCGGCCGGACACTAGGTGTACATCTTATACTGGCAACTCAGAAGCCTGCAGGTGTGGTCGATGATAAAATCTGGAGCAATTCGCGTTTCCGTATCTGTCTTCGCGTTCAAAGCGAAGGGGATAGTCGGGATATGATCAAAATTCCGAATGCGGCCTGGATCACCAAGCCGGGTCGTGGATACTTCCAGGTAGGCAGTGATGAAGTGTTTGAGGAAATGCAATTCGCCTGGAGCGGTGCGCCATATAATCAGCAGGAAGATACAACGACGGTACTGCCTGTTATGGAAGTTCGTTTGAATGGGAAACGTGAGCCACTATTGACTGGAGAGCGCAGAGCTGTGCTCAAAGGGGAGGATGTGCCCAAGCAGCTTCAGGTATTCATTGATTATGTGGCGGAAGCGGCAGCAGAGGCGGGGATCACCCGATTACCGGGACCCTGGTTGCCACCCTTGCCTGAGACCCTGGAATGGGAAAGTCTCAACGACTGGCAGGAAGAAGAGAATCGTGAGGCATTGCTTGACGGGGGTGCCAGTGGCCTGAAACCTGTAGTTGGTCTGCTGGATGATTTGCCTAATCAACGACAGCAGCCGCTCGCACTTCCGGTGGATCAGGGACATCTGGTTGTATACGGTATGCCTGGTCTGGGGAAAACGACGTTTGTGCAAACCTTGCTTATGTCACTGGCCCGTTCTAAGCGGACTGAACCTTGGCATGGCTATATTATTGATATGGGCCGGATGATGAAGGATTTCGCTAGTTTGCCTCAGATCGGTGGGGTAATGATGTCTGAAGAGGAAGATCGAATCAAGCGGTTATTCCGGTACATCCTGAAACTGTCGGCACAACGCAAGGACATGATCTCGGAAGCCGGGGTTAAGACAATATCAGCCTACCGTCGCACAGCCCATGCAGCTGTGCCGCAAATTGTAGTTGTTATTGATGGTTATCTTTCTTTCCGAAATGCGTATCCCGAGGAGAATGAACTTCTGGAAACGATCCTTCGTGAAGGCGGCAGTCTGGGAATCACATTTATCCTCACGGCCAACCGTGTTACGGATGTATTTGAGAAATTCAGAAGCAATATTCCCAATGCGGTTTCGTTTGAATTATCTGATCCAAGCGACTATTATTACGCAGTGGGTCGGCCGTCCAAGGCACCTAGCCAGCTTCCACCAGGAAGAGGACTGGTCAAAGGACAGGTTCCTCCATTGATGTTCCAGGCGGCGTTGCCGTCATCCGGAGCAGATGAAGGCAAACGTTCTTCCGCTCTGCGCCGCACGATTGCAGAGATCAGAGAAAGCTGGAACGGAGAAGAAGCGCCGCAGATTGCGCCGCTCCCGGAAGAGGTTAAGCTCAAAGATGTGCTTATCCGTACAGGAACCTTCGGGCAAGTTGGAGACGTATCATCCTTAACAGTACCCGTAGGTTTGCTAACCGATGATCTGGAACCCTTCCAGTTAAATTTGCGTGAAGGGCCACATTTCATGGTTACGAGTCCGATGGAAGGTGGCAAAACGACATTTTTGCTGACCTGGATGTTATCCCTTGCCTATCATGCGTCTCCTGAAGACGTGCAAATATACACGGTAGATATGCGGTATGGTTCCGGAGGACTGGGGGAAATCAGCAGTTTACCCCATGTCCGTGGACATGTATCCCGTGAAGAACAGCTTGCACCTGTGATCCAACAGTTGTACGATGAAGTTCTAAAAAGAGGCGAGTTAACCGGTGGACCGGAGATCGTTCTCGTTATCGACGATGCGGATACGTTATCCAAGCAATTAAATGATTTTAATGTGAAGGATCAATTAGGAGCGATCGTTCGTCAAGGAAGGGATCGAGGCATACATGTGATTCTGTCAGGAGTTCCGGCAGACTTCCCAACCTTTGGTTCTGACTGGGTGAACGATGTGAAGGCTTCCCAGAGCGGATTGTTGTTCGGGACTTTAGACCCTAATGATCTCTCGTTCTTCCGTATACCTTATTCGGAATCCGGAGGGAGTTCAACTGGGCTGAAGGTACTGCCTCCGGGTCAAGGTTATTATGTTAAACGTAAATATTCCAGGGTTAAAGGTGCAATTCCATGTGATGGCACCTGGAAAATGACCGATTGGATTTCTGAAATTCGTGACCGATGGCATGTTGTAGTTTGA
- a CDS encoding serine/threonine-protein kinase, producing the protein MSFQPNPGDEVVINDIAYIIGQHPAAPGLAYAQAGRQGIVYQLLPRNGSVSGAKALKVFFPKFRIPAMVYQSEHMESYSELPGLQVCKRDVLTPERNGALIGEHPDLLYAVLMPWVHGLTWFDVISDQKQLTAEESLKLARALAGIGSAMEQRGLAHCDLSAPNVMIPFFSEVENLRGVSAVELVDVEQMYGSRMDRPDALLAGSPGYAAHRTVHSGLWSAYADRFAGAVIIAEMLSWSDAAIVEKAWGESYFDQHEMQTVNERYYAMRESLQKRWGSKVSDLFIRAWESHDLSSCPTFGEWFVALAAVDIHLASAASVVESEVKASDQINAVETNQIKGTGAASGIADKQGNTDQNVPAVEPSPGQEAVVNRLFLQARALENEGKPAAALEVYRSLHHFIPDNSAMQMEVEAAIQELDAKLNPKHDDAAQPAKIPFYRSKKFMISSAVLIVLLAGSVPTVKILADQAEVKQKEQEAAAKQAELKAAEEAEAARVTALKQQEEEKKQKEADAAKLDAEEKKKLAEAEKKQAEAKKKEEERKALQAKYDKQAKYEAYLAKQKQEKLEAAKKAEQEKYDKQVKYEAYLVWKKENDAKIAKQEAERKAAAEAQRKQEVAQKAALKKKRAQNVVTLIAHYNKTYNAQKGRKIENAESYARDFKNLYNTDATYFKGVGKVAARMNAINKFLSNTDYTLPNL; encoded by the coding sequence ATGTCTTTTCAACCAAATCCCGGGGATGAAGTGGTGATTAACGACATTGCCTATATCATTGGGCAGCATCCGGCTGCACCTGGTCTGGCTTACGCCCAAGCTGGAAGGCAGGGTATCGTCTATCAGTTGTTACCCCGTAACGGTTCCGTAAGTGGGGCCAAAGCACTAAAAGTATTTTTCCCTAAATTCCGTATTCCGGCTATGGTGTATCAGTCTGAGCATATGGAGTCTTATAGTGAACTGCCAGGTTTGCAGGTATGCAAGCGTGATGTGCTCACTCCGGAAAGAAACGGAGCGCTCATTGGAGAACATCCTGATCTGTTGTACGCGGTATTGATGCCGTGGGTACATGGTCTGACCTGGTTCGATGTAATCAGCGATCAGAAGCAGCTGACAGCAGAGGAAAGTCTGAAGCTGGCGAGAGCTCTGGCCGGGATCGGCTCGGCCATGGAACAGCGTGGGCTGGCTCATTGTGATTTGTCCGCACCCAATGTGATGATTCCGTTTTTTTCCGAAGTGGAGAACCTGAGAGGGGTTTCAGCAGTTGAACTGGTAGATGTTGAGCAGATGTATGGTTCCAGAATGGATCGTCCGGATGCTTTGCTTGCCGGTTCACCGGGGTATGCGGCCCATCGGACAGTGCACAGCGGTTTGTGGAGTGCGTATGCCGATCGTTTTGCCGGAGCAGTTATCATTGCTGAGATGTTAAGTTGGTCTGATGCAGCGATTGTGGAGAAAGCATGGGGAGAAAGTTATTTTGACCAGCACGAAATGCAGACAGTAAATGAACGTTATTATGCCATGAGAGAGTCGCTGCAGAAGCGCTGGGGCTCGAAGGTGTCCGATCTGTTTATTCGTGCCTGGGAGAGTCATGATCTCAGCAGTTGCCCTACGTTTGGCGAATGGTTTGTGGCGCTGGCTGCTGTGGACATCCATCTGGCAAGTGCAGCATCTGTTGTAGAATCTGAAGTCAAGGCTTCAGACCAGATAAATGCAGTCGAGACGAACCAGATCAAAGGGACAGGAGCAGCAAGCGGTATAGCGGATAAGCAGGGAAATACGGATCAGAACGTGCCCGCTGTGGAACCTTCTCCTGGTCAGGAAGCGGTAGTGAATCGTCTCTTCCTTCAGGCGAGAGCATTGGAGAATGAAGGCAAACCGGCTGCTGCGCTCGAAGTGTATCGTTCACTACATCATTTCATTCCGGATAACAGTGCGATGCAGATGGAAGTTGAGGCTGCGATTCAAGAGCTGGACGCGAAGCTAAATCCCAAGCATGATGATGCAGCTCAGCCAGCCAAGATTCCTTTTTACCGATCCAAAAAGTTTATGATTTCTTCGGCTGTGCTGATTGTTCTGTTAGCTGGAAGCGTGCCAACGGTTAAAATATTGGCTGATCAGGCCGAGGTTAAACAGAAGGAGCAGGAGGCGGCTGCCAAGCAGGCCGAACTAAAGGCTGCGGAAGAGGCCGAAGCTGCGAGGGTGACTGCTCTGAAGCAGCAGGAAGAAGAAAAGAAACAAAAAGAAGCAGATGCGGCGAAACTTGATGCAGAGGAAAAGAAAAAGCTGGCTGAAGCGGAGAAAAAGCAGGCAGAGGCCAAGAAGAAAGAAGAAGAGCGTAAAGCGCTTCAGGCCAAGTATGATAAGCAAGCGAAATATGAGGCTTATCTGGCCAAGCAGAAACAAGAGAAGCTTGAAGCAGCCAAGAAGGCTGAACAGGAAAAGTACGACAAACAGGTAAAATATGAAGCCTATCTAGTCTGGAAAAAAGAAAATGACGCTAAAATTGCGAAGCAGGAAGCCGAGCGTAAGGCAGCAGCCGAGGCTCAACGCAAACAGGAAGTAGCCCAGAAAGCTGCGCTCAAGAAAAAACGTGCCCAGAATGTCGTCACACTGATTGCCCATTACAATAAAACGTATAATGCGCAAAAAGGCAGAAAAATTGAGAATGCGGAATCATACGCGCGTGATTTCAAAAATCTGTACAACACCGACGCGACCTATTTCAAAGGTGTCGGTAAAGTGGCAGCACGAATGAATGCGATCAATAAATTCCTAAGCAATACGGATTATACATTACCCAACTTGTAA